One segment of Streptomyces sp. NBC_01463 DNA contains the following:
- a CDS encoding S41 family peptidase, with product MTTLPKLQPASVIDETARLLTEHYVFPEIAEQLAGLLKRRLTEGAYDVGDAGELAPLVTADLQSLNGDRHLRLKHHADPVPPKQGAATLDAMRRDFDASLGGAPRVELLEGGVAVVELAPMLFPLEWAAEPLSAALTVASRAQALIVDLRGNRGGDPDTVAFVCSYLLDERTHLNSMYWRAGERSEQSWSLPYVPGARFGGSKPLYVLSGTSTFSAAEELAYDLQQLGRAVVVGERTRGGAHPCQGWTVHPHLEATVPVGRAINPVSGTNWEGTGVQPDVPCAADDSLDHAHAMALARLAG from the coding sequence GACCGAGCACTACGTTTTCCCGGAGATAGCCGAGCAGCTCGCCGGCCTGCTGAAACGACGCCTCACGGAGGGCGCCTACGACGTCGGCGACGCCGGGGAACTCGCTCCTCTGGTCACCGCGGACCTGCAGTCCCTCAACGGCGACCGGCACCTGAGGCTGAAGCACCACGCCGACCCGGTGCCCCCGAAGCAGGGAGCGGCCACGCTGGACGCGATGCGGCGCGACTTCGACGCCTCGCTGGGCGGTGCGCCCCGGGTGGAACTGCTCGAAGGAGGCGTCGCCGTGGTGGAGCTGGCACCGATGCTGTTTCCGCTGGAGTGGGCCGCGGAGCCGCTGAGCGCCGCCCTCACCGTGGCCTCCCGCGCCCAGGCGCTGATCGTGGACCTTCGCGGCAACCGGGGCGGCGACCCGGACACGGTCGCCTTCGTGTGCAGCTACCTCCTGGACGAGCGCACCCACCTCAACTCCATGTACTGGCGCGCGGGCGAGCGCAGCGAGCAGTCCTGGAGCCTGCCGTACGTCCCCGGCGCGCGCTTCGGCGGCAGCAAGCCCTTGTACGTGCTGTCCGGCACCAGCACGTTCTCCGCCGCCGAAGAGCTGGCGTACGACCTCCAGCAGCTCGGCCGCGCCGTGGTCGTCGGCGAGCGCACCCGCGGCGGCGCGCATCCCTGCCAGGGCTGGACCGTGCACCCGCACCTGGAAGCCACCGTCCCGGTCGGCCGTGCCATCAACCCGGTCTCCGGCACGAACTGGGAGGGCACCGGTGTGCAGCCGGACGTCCCGTGCGCCGCCGATGACTCCCTCGACCACGCACACGCGATGGCCCTCGCCCGGCTGGCAGGCTGA
- a CDS encoding DUF1684 domain-containing protein encodes MTVQDIDRVSFVQEWEQWHRAHEAVLAAPHGFLAITSLHWLSSEPTRFDDAPGVWSTSADGVVVDLAEGEELTVDGTAVRGRYEFGVLAERTGVNAGFGDAVIEVAKRGGHDILRPRHPGNALRTAFTRTPVYAPDPRWLVTGHFVPFDEPRQVTVGAAVEGLEHVYDSPGRIEFALGGAVHRLTAFNGRDPGSLSVLFTDRTSGVTTYAANRSLQVAAPDGEGRVGLDFNRAANLPCAYTDLATCPLPPAENRLPVAVEAGERIPLERGGQP; translated from the coding sequence ATGACCGTCCAGGACATCGACCGGGTGAGTTTCGTCCAAGAATGGGAGCAGTGGCACCGCGCCCACGAGGCGGTACTCGCCGCACCGCACGGGTTCCTCGCGATCACGAGCCTGCACTGGCTGAGCAGCGAACCGACCCGCTTCGATGACGCCCCCGGAGTCTGGTCGACCTCGGCGGACGGGGTGGTGGTCGACCTGGCGGAGGGCGAGGAGCTGACCGTCGACGGCACAGCGGTCCGCGGCCGGTACGAATTCGGCGTCCTCGCCGAGCGCACCGGCGTGAACGCCGGCTTCGGTGACGCGGTCATCGAGGTCGCCAAGCGCGGCGGGCACGACATCCTGCGGCCCCGCCACCCCGGGAACGCACTGCGCACCGCCTTCACCCGCACCCCCGTCTACGCCCCCGACCCCCGCTGGCTCGTCACCGGACACTTCGTCCCCTTCGACGAACCACGCCAGGTGACCGTCGGCGCGGCGGTCGAGGGCCTGGAGCACGTCTACGACTCCCCCGGCCGGATCGAGTTCGCACTGGGCGGTGCGGTGCACCGGCTCACCGCGTTCAACGGCAGGGATCCCGGCAGCCTTTCGGTGCTGTTCACGGACCGGACCTCGGGTGTGACCACGTACGCGGCGAACCGGTCCCTGCAGGTCGCAGCCCCTGACGGGGAGGGCAGGGTGGGCCTCGACTTCAACCGGGCCGCGAACCTGCCCTGCGCCTACACGGACCTGGCGACCTGCCCGCTGCCGCCCGCGGAGAACCGGCTGCCGGTGGCGGTCGAGGCCGGGGAGAGGATCCCGCTGGAGCGCGGCGGACAGCCCTGA
- a CDS encoding LLM class flavin-dependent oxidoreductase, whose product MSDHAAGRPGLHLALEVDGDGTHPAAWRHSGRPPGAILAPRALRDVVAAAQEAGFALATFDDSPLPPATGPGAAGRVEAGTRAAYVSQLTDRIGLAPTLHVTTTEPFHLATQLASLDHASRGRAAWLVGAAAGADDLATVGGEALPAAAQLRETADVVDTARALWDSWEDDAVIKDVATGRFLDADRVHHIDFEGASFTVKGPLITPRPPQGQIVVLVPDALDADARADVVLVGRPDAAALAARAAEARAAGAPLVFAEVEVVLDADTPATDRLAALNEAADWPESGRLRHVGSAEALVQLLRELAESVDGVRLHPAVLAVDLPVLTEHVLPALAAAGLHRAPRPGNTLRETLGLPRPANRFAAAAAASS is encoded by the coding sequence ATGTCTGACCACGCGGCCGGCCGTCCCGGCCTGCACCTCGCCCTCGAGGTGGACGGCGACGGCACCCACCCTGCCGCCTGGCGCCACTCGGGGCGTCCACCCGGAGCGATCCTGGCTCCCCGGGCCCTGCGGGACGTGGTCGCCGCAGCCCAGGAGGCGGGCTTCGCCCTCGCCACCTTCGACGACTCGCCACTCCCGCCCGCTACGGGTCCGGGTGCGGCCGGACGGGTGGAGGCCGGAACCCGGGCGGCGTACGTCTCGCAGCTGACCGACCGCATCGGGCTCGCCCCCACCCTCCACGTCACCACCACGGAACCGTTCCACCTGGCCACGCAACTGGCCAGTCTCGATCACGCCTCGCGCGGCCGGGCCGCCTGGCTGGTCGGTGCGGCGGCCGGCGCGGACGACCTCGCCACCGTCGGGGGAGAGGCGCTTCCCGCCGCCGCGCAGCTCCGTGAGACCGCCGACGTCGTCGACACCGCCCGCGCCCTGTGGGACTCGTGGGAGGACGACGCGGTCATCAAGGACGTCGCGACCGGCCGGTTCCTGGACGCGGACCGGGTGCACCACATCGACTTCGAGGGCGCCTCCTTCACCGTCAAGGGCCCCCTGATCACGCCGCGTCCACCGCAGGGCCAGATCGTCGTCCTGGTCCCGGACGCACTGGACGCCGACGCGCGCGCCGACGTGGTCCTGGTCGGGCGCCCCGACGCCGCCGCATTGGCGGCCCGCGCGGCGGAGGCCAGGGCGGCGGGCGCGCCGCTGGTGTTCGCCGAGGTGGAGGTGGTCCTCGACGCGGACACACCCGCCACCGACCGGCTCGCCGCGTTGAACGAAGCGGCGGACTGGCCCGAGTCCGGACGGCTGCGCCATGTCGGCTCCGCCGAGGCACTGGTGCAACTGCTCCGCGAACTCGCCGAATCGGTCGACGGTGTCAGGCTGCACCCCGCCGTACTCGCCGTTGACCTGCCGGTCCTGACCGAACATGTGCTGCCGGCCCTGGCCGCCGCCGGACTGCATCGCGCACCCCGGCCCGGCAACACCCTGCGCGAAACGCTCGGTCTTCCCCGTCCCGCCAACCGGTTCGCCGCCGCGGCGGCCGCGAGCTCCTGA
- a CDS encoding NtaA/DmoA family FMN-dependent monooxygenase (This protein belongs to a clade of FMN-dependent monooxygenases, within a broader family of flavin-dependent oxidoreductases, the luciferase-like monooxygenase (LMM) family, some of whose members use coenzyme F420 rather than FMN.), which produces MNERNPEAHVHLGVFFTGVGPQLIWSDPDAPSHTAIETFVEIAQTLERGLFDAFFLGEGLRVRENRGRVFDLDVAGRPDAITQLSALAAVTERIGLVATQNTTYNYPADLARRLASLDLLSEGRAGWNIVTTDNAWTGANFRHGGWLEHERRYERAGQFVDAAKELWASWAPDAVAADGRAAGWAGPGAISPVERDSDLVRFRATATVPGSRQGRPVLFQAGDSDGGRELAARHADVVFSANTEYGKAVAYAADLRDRLARHGRSPESLRILPGASLVLGDTRADAEEKARWVRDEQVNGPRAVAYLEQYWGTDLSAYDPDGPLPGIEPVEGELDPSRGTIAIELRSGKLALIRKWREMAAERGLSIVELVREVSPGHPTFVGTPSTIADEWAHYVRTRAVDGFNLLPHLLPASITDIVDKLVPELQERGVYRTAYRGTTLRDHLDLPPLPAAGTV; this is translated from the coding sequence ATGAACGAACGCAACCCCGAAGCCCACGTTCACCTCGGTGTGTTCTTCACCGGCGTCGGTCCCCAGCTGATCTGGTCCGACCCGGACGCGCCTTCGCACACGGCGATCGAGACCTTCGTCGAGATCGCCCAGACGCTCGAACGCGGCCTGTTCGACGCGTTCTTCCTCGGCGAGGGGCTCCGGGTACGGGAGAACCGCGGCCGGGTCTTCGACCTGGACGTCGCCGGCCGCCCCGACGCGATCACCCAGCTGTCCGCGCTCGCCGCGGTGACCGAGCGGATCGGTCTCGTGGCGACGCAGAACACCACCTACAACTACCCGGCCGACCTGGCCCGCAGGCTGGCGAGCCTCGACCTGCTGTCCGAGGGGCGGGCCGGATGGAACATCGTCACCACCGACAACGCCTGGACCGGGGCCAACTTCCGCCACGGCGGCTGGCTGGAGCACGAGCGCCGTTACGAGCGTGCCGGACAGTTCGTCGATGCGGCAAAGGAGCTGTGGGCTTCCTGGGCGCCGGACGCGGTGGCGGCCGACGGGCGGGCCGCAGGATGGGCCGGGCCGGGCGCGATCAGCCCGGTGGAGCGGGACAGCGACCTCGTACGATTCCGCGCCACGGCCACTGTGCCGGGCAGCCGTCAGGGGCGCCCGGTGCTGTTCCAGGCCGGGGACTCGGACGGGGGCCGGGAACTCGCCGCCCGTCACGCCGACGTGGTGTTCTCCGCCAACACCGAGTACGGGAAGGCGGTCGCCTATGCCGCTGACCTGCGCGACCGGCTGGCCCGCCACGGCCGCTCACCGGAGTCGCTGCGGATCCTGCCGGGTGCGAGCCTCGTCCTCGGCGACACCCGGGCGGACGCGGAGGAGAAGGCGCGCTGGGTGCGCGACGAGCAGGTCAACGGCCCGCGGGCCGTCGCGTATCTGGAGCAGTACTGGGGCACCGATCTGTCCGCCTACGATCCGGACGGCCCGCTCCCCGGCATCGAGCCGGTGGAGGGGGAACTCGACCCCTCTCGCGGCACGATCGCGATCGAGCTGCGCAGCGGGAAACTGGCCCTCATCCGGAAGTGGCGAGAGATGGCCGCCGAACGCGGCCTGTCGATCGTCGAGCTGGTGCGTGAGGTGTCCCCGGGCCACCCGACGTTCGTCGGGACCCCCTCGACGATCGCCGACGAATGGGCCCACTACGTGCGCACGCGTGCCGTCGACGGCTTCAACCTGCTCCCGCATCTGCTGCCGGCGTCGATCACGGACATCGTCGACAAGCTCGTCCCGGAGCTCCAGGAGCGGGGCGTGTACCGCACCGCATACAGGGGCACCACCCTGCGGGACCACCTCGACCTGCCCCCGCTGCCCGCCGCCGGCACTGTCTGA
- a CDS encoding DHA2 family efflux MFS transporter permease subunit produces MAGVIVLGGIMSILDITVVSVGLQTFQKEFHATSAQVAWTMTGYTLALASVIPLTGWAADRFGTKRLYLLAIVLFAAGSALCAAATSLEMLVTFRVLQGLGGGMLMPLGMTILTRAAGPERVGRVMAVLGIPMLLGPIFGPILGGWLIDAASWHWIFLINVPIGAIALAYAAIVLPKDRVQPSETFDWLGMVMLSPGLATFLYGVSSIPETGTVWAAKVLVPAGIGLVLIIAFVPWALHRRNLHPLVDLRLFLNRDMSISVIAMSLFAVAFFGASLLFPLYFQQVRGESALDSGLLLAPQGVGAMITMPIAGMLADRIGPGKIVLTGIAVITVGMGMFTQLASDTSYAYIITALFVMGLGMGASMMPIMASALATLTDHNVARGSTLMNIVQQVAASIGTALFSVLLTNGLKDVDATTPSGIQAQMGDAFASVFLVATVLIAFCLAPAAFLPRRKVKNADPTVLVGH; encoded by the coding sequence GTGGCCGGCGTCATCGTGCTGGGCGGGATCATGTCGATCCTCGACATCACGGTGGTGTCGGTCGGACTGCAGACGTTCCAGAAGGAGTTCCACGCGACCTCGGCCCAGGTGGCCTGGACGATGACGGGCTACACCCTGGCTCTGGCGAGCGTCATCCCGCTCACCGGCTGGGCGGCCGACAGGTTCGGCACCAAACGTCTCTACCTCCTGGCGATCGTGCTGTTCGCCGCCGGCTCCGCGCTGTGCGCTGCCGCCACCTCGCTCGAGATGCTCGTGACGTTCCGCGTCCTCCAGGGCCTCGGCGGCGGCATGTTGATGCCTCTCGGCATGACGATCCTGACGCGTGCCGCGGGCCCCGAGCGGGTCGGCCGGGTGATGGCAGTACTCGGCATCCCGATGCTGCTCGGCCCGATCTTCGGTCCCATCCTCGGTGGCTGGCTGATCGACGCCGCCTCGTGGCACTGGATCTTCCTGATCAACGTACCGATCGGTGCGATCGCCCTGGCCTATGCGGCGATCGTTCTGCCCAAGGACCGTGTGCAGCCGTCGGAGACCTTCGACTGGCTCGGCATGGTGATGCTTTCGCCGGGGCTCGCGACCTTCCTGTACGGCGTCTCGTCCATACCCGAGACCGGAACGGTCTGGGCCGCCAAGGTGCTGGTTCCCGCAGGCATAGGGCTGGTGCTCATCATCGCGTTCGTGCCGTGGGCCCTGCACCGGCGCAACCTTCACCCGCTGGTCGACCTGCGCCTGTTCCTCAACCGGGACATGAGCATCTCGGTGATCGCGATGTCGCTGTTCGCCGTCGCGTTCTTCGGCGCCAGCCTGCTGTTCCCGCTCTACTTCCAGCAGGTGCGCGGCGAGTCGGCGCTGGACTCCGGACTCCTCCTCGCACCGCAGGGCGTGGGGGCGATGATCACGATGCCGATCGCCGGCATGCTCGCCGACCGGATCGGCCCCGGCAAGATCGTGTTGACCGGCATCGCGGTGATCACGGTCGGCATGGGGATGTTCACGCAGCTGGCCTCCGACACGTCCTACGCGTACATCATCACCGCGCTCTTCGTGATGGGCCTCGGAATGGGTGCCTCGATGATGCCGATCATGGCATCGGCGCTGGCGACTCTGACGGACCACAACGTCGCCCGCGGCTCGACGCTGATGAACATCGTCCAGCAGGTCGCGGCCTCGATCGGCACCGCCCTCTTCTCGGTGCTCCTCACCAACGGCCTCAAGGACGTCGACGCGACCACGCCTTCCGGGATTCAGGCACAGATGGGTGACGCGTTCGCCTCGGTGTTCCTGGTGGCGACCGTCCTGATCGCCTTCTGCCTGGCCCCGGCCGCCTTCCTGCCGCGCAGGAAGGTCAAGAACGCGGACCCGACCGTGCTGGTGGGCCACTGA
- a CDS encoding enoyl-CoA hydratase-related protein, producing the protein MPSLDRQDNVFVLDLGDGENRFHPDWLTAVAAALDEVEKAEGPRALVTAATGKFYSNGLDLDWLFAHADQHQEYVASVHELFARMLSLPVVTVAALQGHTFAAGAMFSLSHDFRVMRADRGYWCLPEADINIPFTPGMSALIQSRLAPQTAHKAMLTAHRYGGADAAAAGIVDQALTEEAVRSTAIEIAQAQVNKAGDTLGTIKARMYAPVLATLRDTTDPLG; encoded by the coding sequence ATGCCCTCACTCGACCGCCAAGACAACGTCTTCGTCCTCGACCTCGGAGACGGGGAGAACCGCTTCCATCCCGACTGGCTCACCGCCGTCGCCGCCGCGCTCGACGAGGTGGAGAAGGCGGAAGGCCCTCGCGCCCTGGTCACCGCAGCCACCGGCAAGTTCTACTCCAACGGGCTCGACCTGGACTGGCTGTTCGCCCACGCCGACCAGCACCAGGAGTACGTCGCCTCCGTCCACGAACTGTTCGCACGGATGCTCTCGCTGCCGGTCGTCACGGTCGCCGCGCTGCAGGGGCACACCTTCGCCGCCGGTGCGATGTTCTCCCTCTCCCACGACTTCCGTGTCATGCGCGCCGACCGCGGCTACTGGTGCCTGCCCGAAGCCGACATCAACATCCCCTTCACTCCCGGCATGTCCGCGCTCATCCAGTCCCGCCTGGCCCCGCAGACCGCGCACAAGGCCATGCTCACCGCCCACCGCTACGGCGGCGCCGACGCCGCTGCCGCCGGGATCGTCGACCAGGCCCTCACCGAGGAAGCCGTGCGCTCCACCGCGATCGAGATCGCCCAGGCACAGGTGAACAAGGCCGGCGACACCCTCGGCACCATCAAGGCCCGCATGTACGCCCCGGTCCTGGCCACCCTGCGCGACACCACCGACCCGCTCGGCTGA